Proteins co-encoded in one Malus domestica chromosome 09, GDT2T_hap1 genomic window:
- the LOC103443743 gene encoding MMS19 nucleotide excision repair protein homolog isoform X1 has translation MAGPTELIRHIESYVDTSCSPSQQAASLNSIITLVKNDLLTIEVLVKEMGMYLTTTDNVIRARGILLLAEVLTGLASKPLDTATIHSLIGFFTDRLADWRALRGALVGCLALLRRKASAGMVCASDAKVVAQTYVESLQVQALGQHDRKLCFELLQCLLVRHPNEVASLGETFFYGICQAMDGEKDPHCLMLTFPIVEALVQIYPDPSGSLESFCEDLFTLLGCYFPIHFTHLKDEDSDVKRDDLSKALMSALSSTPLFEPFVIPLLLEKLSSSLPLAKVDSLKYLNHCTAKYGADRMAKHAETIWISVKHAISNSLEKPAISFTEEPLYGLGFQENEVATEALMLLEKVTMQNEVLFVNLIVRDEDINTVFNSIASYENYNIPLQGKQRLHAVGRILYKITKTSAASCKSVFESFFPCLMNTLEISVRNSSGDCSLNENSFSLKRFNFGALYLSVELIEACRDLIMKFKDLAPKPDTTHATCCYMLQSFADSLIIAFCSSLATHLNEVHGAEIYFTVKGLQMLATFPGDILPISKIIFENILTELMSIILVDFNKTLLWKLALKALVHIGSFVDAYHESEKALSYIDLVVEKTLSLVSHDDFNVPFPLKLETVSEIGASGLNHMLRIVQGLEEAIVGKLSDYVHGKLNLAEGTIQLLECYCNKILPWIKETGGLEEVLLRFVINIWNATESCKDFSIQVQEEELLDAAMMAMKLAVGSCSDESQKIMVDKAYSVLSSNISIPFKESMDATSSIQLQELHVSEQRDTFSHRDEWIVSLFASIIIAVHPKTQIANLKGLLHLFMTTLLKGCVPVAQALGSVINKLGTKSKDTENSKDCTLEEAIDMIFGTNIWSFNENGVLKTSGTSNGIKVSLTDLCLGFLSNKQLQVRALVGLAWIGKGLLLLGHEKVKDVTKIFLECLLAEGRKRAMELQQGLENSYEQHSVMRTAADAFHILMSDSEVCLNRKFHAITRPLYKQRFFSSVMPILQSMIINSDSSLSRSMLVRASAHLISNAPLIAILSEAEKLMPIMLDGLSVLSEDILDKDKLYSLLLVLSGILTDKNGKVAVVENAHILINCLTRLIGYPHMMLVRETAIQCLVATSELPYARIFPMRTQVLQAISKALNDPKRAVRQEAVRCRRAWASIA, from the exons ATGGCCGGACCTACCGAACTGATTCGGCACATTGAATCGTACGTCGACACGTCTTGCTCTCCTTCCCAGCAG GCTGCGAGCTTGAATTCGATCATTACGCTCGTGAAGAATGACCTTTTAACTATCGAAGTGCTG GTGAAAGAGATGGGGATGTATTTGACCACTACGGATAATGTCATCCGTGCTCGAG GTATCCTTCTTTTGGCAGAAGTTCTAACGGGTCTGGCATCAAAACCACTAGATACTGCAACTATTCATAGCTTGATAGGATTCTTCACAGACAGACTG GCAGATTGGAGAGCTTTACGTGGTGCACTTGTCGGTTGCTTGGCATTACTGAGGAGGAAAGCTAGTGCTGGAATGGTCTGTGCCAGTGATGCAAAAGTTGTTGCTCAAACTTATGTAGAGTCCCTACAGGTGCAAGCTTTAGGGCAGCATGACAGAAAG CTTTGCTTTGAGCTATTGCAATGCCTTTTAGTGCGCCATCCCAATGAAGTTGCTTCACTG GGTGAAACCTTTTTCTACGGGATCTGTCAAGCAATGGATGGAGAAAAAGATCCTCATTGCTTAATGTTAACATTTCCTATTGTTGAGGCTTTGGTGCAAATATATCCAGACCCATCTGGCTCACTTGAAAGTTTTTGTGAAGATCTCTTTACATTATTGGGATGTTACTTTCCCATTCATTTTACTCAT CTGAAAGATGAGGACTCTGATGTGAAAAGAGATGACCTCTCGAAGGCACTAATG TCAGCGTTGTCGTCCACACCTTTATTCGAGCCATTTGTCATTCCATTGCTTCTTGAGAAACTTTCTTCATCTCTGCCATTAGCAAAG GTTGATTCTTTGAAATATCTTAACCACTGCACAGCTAAATATGGAGCTGACAGAATGGCAAAACATGCTGAAACTATCTGGATTTCAGTGAAACATGCCATAAGTAATTCTTTGGAAAAGCCTGCTATATCCTTTACTGAAGAACCACTATATGGTCTTGGCTTTCAAGAGAATGAAGTTGCAACAGAAGCTCTAATGCTTCTAGAAAAGGTTACCATGCAAAATGAGGTGttgtttgtaaatttaattgttCGTGATGAAGATATAAACACAGTTTTCAACTCCATCGCTAGCTATGAAAATTATAATATTCCTTTGCAAGGCAAGCAAAGGTTACATGCAGTCGGTCGTATCCTTTATAAGATAACAAAGACTTCTGCTGCTTCCTGTAAAAGTGTGTTTGAAAGTTTCTTCCCTTGCCTAATGAACACTCTCGAGATTTCTGTGAGAAATTCATCTGGGGATTGCTCTCTTAATGAGAATTCTTTTTCCTTAAAAAGATTTAATTTTGGAGCTCTTTATCTCTCTGTGGAACTCATTGAGGCATGCAGAGATTTAATTATGAAATTCAAAGACCTTGCTCCGAAGCCTGATACTACACATGCGACATGTTGCTACATGCTTCAGAGCTTTGCGGATTCACTAATCATTGCCTTTTGTTCTTCCTTGGCCACACATCTTAATGAAGTTCATGGTGCAGAGATTTATTTCACAG TCAAGGGTTTACAGATGCTGGCTACATTCCCTGGAGATATCTTGCCAATATCAAAAATTATATTTGAGAATATTCTGACGGaactcatgtcaatcatcttAGTGGATTTCAACAAGACATTGCTATGGAAGCTAGCATTGAAGGCTTTAGTGCACATTGGCTCATTTGTGGATGCATATCACGAGTCCGAGAAGGCACTAAGCTATATAGACCTTGTTGTTGAAAAGACACTTTCATTGGTGTCTCATGATGATTTCAATGTGCCTTTTCCACTAAAACTGGAGACAGTCTCTGAGATTGGTGCAAGTGGGCTAAATCATATGCTAAGAATTGTACAAGGGCTTGAAGAGGCCATAGTTGGCAAGTTATCTGATTAT GTCCATGGAAAATTGAACTTGGCTGAAGGGACAATTCAACTTTTGGAATGCTACTGTAATAAGATTCTTCCATG GATCAAGGAAACTGGAGGTCTTGAGGAAGTTCTGTTGCGGTTTGTCATTAACATTTGGAATGCCACTGAAAGTTGTAAAGATTTTAGCATTCAAGTCCAGGAAGAA GAGCTTCTTGATGCAGCCATGATGGCAATGAAGCTTGCTGTTGGGAGCTGTTCAGATGAAAGCCAGAAGATTATGGTTGACAAGGCTTACAGTGTTCTTTCATCAAACATATCCATTCCATTTAAGGAATCCATGGATGCAACCTCTTCAATCCAACTTCAAGAATTGCACGTTTCTGAACAGAGAGACACATTCTCTCATAGAGATGAATGGATTGTTTCACTATTTGCATCAATAATCATAGCGGTGCATCCAAAAACACAGATTGCAAATCTGAAAGGGCTATTGCATTTGTTTATGACAACCCTTCTTAAAGGTTGTGTTCCAGTAGCTCAGGCGTTAGGTTCTGTGATCAATAAATTGGGTACAAAGTCCAAGGACACGGAGAATTCAAAGGACTGTACCCTGGAAGAAGCGATTGATATGATTTTCGGAACAAATATATGGAGTTTCAATGAAAATGGAGTTTTAAAGACATCTGGAACAAGTAATGGCATAAAAGTGAGTCTTACTGATCTATGCCTTGGTTTTTTGAGCAATAAGCAGCTTCAAGTCCGTGCCCTGGTAGGATTAGCATGGATAGGAAAAGGTTTGCTTCTACTTGGTCATGAAAAAGTAAAAGATGTAACCAAAATTTTTTTGGAGTGCTTACTGGCAGAAGGCAGAAAACGTGCCATGGAGTTACAACAAGGTCTAGAAAACAGTTATGAGCAGCATTCTGTGATGAGAACTGCTGCAGATGCATTTCACATTCTTATGAGTGATTCTGAAGTTTGTTTGAACCGAAAATTTCATGCCATAACACGGCCACTCTACAAACAGCGGTTTTTCTCTTCGGTGATGCCTATTTTGCAGTCTATGATAATAAATTCTGATTCATCATTATCCAG ATCTATGCTGGTTCGGGCATCTGCACATCTTATATCTAATGCCCCTTTAATTGCTATCTTGAGTGAAGCAGAGAAG CTCATGCCGATAATGTTGGATGGGTTGTCCGTGTTAAGTGAGGATATTCTGGATAAAGACAAGCTATACAGTCTTTTGCTAGTTCTTTCTGGAATATTGACAGATAAAAACG GAAAAGTAGCTGTCGTAGAGAATGcacatattttaattaattgtctCACCAGACTCATTGGCTACCCGCATATGATG CTTGTCCGAGAGACTGCAATTCAATGTCTTGTTGCAACGTCTGAGCTGCCCTATGCAAGAATCTTTCCCATGAGAACACAG GTACTACAAGCAATATCCAAAGCTCTTAATGATCCAAAGAGGGCTGTTCGTCAAGAAGCTGTCAGGTGTCGACGGGCATG GGCGTCAATTGCATAA
- the LOC103443743 gene encoding MMS19 nucleotide excision repair protein homolog isoform X2 — protein sequence MVCASDAKVVAQTYVESLQVQALGQHDRKLCFELLQCLLVRHPNEVASLGETFFYGICQAMDGEKDPHCLMLTFPIVEALVQIYPDPSGSLESFCEDLFTLLGCYFPIHFTHLKDEDSDVKRDDLSKALMSALSSTPLFEPFVIPLLLEKLSSSLPLAKVDSLKYLNHCTAKYGADRMAKHAETIWISVKHAISNSLEKPAISFTEEPLYGLGFQENEVATEALMLLEKVTMQNEVLFVNLIVRDEDINTVFNSIASYENYNIPLQGKQRLHAVGRILYKITKTSAASCKSVFESFFPCLMNTLEISVRNSSGDCSLNENSFSLKRFNFGALYLSVELIEACRDLIMKFKDLAPKPDTTHATCCYMLQSFADSLIIAFCSSLATHLNEVHGAEIYFTVKGLQMLATFPGDILPISKIIFENILTELMSIILVDFNKTLLWKLALKALVHIGSFVDAYHESEKALSYIDLVVEKTLSLVSHDDFNVPFPLKLETVSEIGASGLNHMLRIVQGLEEAIVGKLSDYVHGKLNLAEGTIQLLECYCNKILPWIKETGGLEEVLLRFVINIWNATESCKDFSIQVQEEELLDAAMMAMKLAVGSCSDESQKIMVDKAYSVLSSNISIPFKESMDATSSIQLQELHVSEQRDTFSHRDEWIVSLFASIIIAVHPKTQIANLKGLLHLFMTTLLKGCVPVAQALGSVINKLGTKSKDTENSKDCTLEEAIDMIFGTNIWSFNENGVLKTSGTSNGIKVSLTDLCLGFLSNKQLQVRALVGLAWIGKGLLLLGHEKVKDVTKIFLECLLAEGRKRAMELQQGLENSYEQHSVMRTAADAFHILMSDSEVCLNRKFHAITRPLYKQRFFSSVMPILQSMIINSDSSLSRSMLVRASAHLISNAPLIAILSEAEKLMPIMLDGLSVLSEDILDKDKLYSLLLVLSGILTDKNGKVAVVENAHILINCLTRLIGYPHMMLVRETAIQCLVATSELPYARIFPMRTQVLQAISKALNDPKRAVRQEAVRCRRAWASIA from the exons ATGGTCTGTGCCAGTGATGCAAAAGTTGTTGCTCAAACTTATGTAGAGTCCCTACAGGTGCAAGCTTTAGGGCAGCATGACAGAAAG CTTTGCTTTGAGCTATTGCAATGCCTTTTAGTGCGCCATCCCAATGAAGTTGCTTCACTG GGTGAAACCTTTTTCTACGGGATCTGTCAAGCAATGGATGGAGAAAAAGATCCTCATTGCTTAATGTTAACATTTCCTATTGTTGAGGCTTTGGTGCAAATATATCCAGACCCATCTGGCTCACTTGAAAGTTTTTGTGAAGATCTCTTTACATTATTGGGATGTTACTTTCCCATTCATTTTACTCAT CTGAAAGATGAGGACTCTGATGTGAAAAGAGATGACCTCTCGAAGGCACTAATG TCAGCGTTGTCGTCCACACCTTTATTCGAGCCATTTGTCATTCCATTGCTTCTTGAGAAACTTTCTTCATCTCTGCCATTAGCAAAG GTTGATTCTTTGAAATATCTTAACCACTGCACAGCTAAATATGGAGCTGACAGAATGGCAAAACATGCTGAAACTATCTGGATTTCAGTGAAACATGCCATAAGTAATTCTTTGGAAAAGCCTGCTATATCCTTTACTGAAGAACCACTATATGGTCTTGGCTTTCAAGAGAATGAAGTTGCAACAGAAGCTCTAATGCTTCTAGAAAAGGTTACCATGCAAAATGAGGTGttgtttgtaaatttaattgttCGTGATGAAGATATAAACACAGTTTTCAACTCCATCGCTAGCTATGAAAATTATAATATTCCTTTGCAAGGCAAGCAAAGGTTACATGCAGTCGGTCGTATCCTTTATAAGATAACAAAGACTTCTGCTGCTTCCTGTAAAAGTGTGTTTGAAAGTTTCTTCCCTTGCCTAATGAACACTCTCGAGATTTCTGTGAGAAATTCATCTGGGGATTGCTCTCTTAATGAGAATTCTTTTTCCTTAAAAAGATTTAATTTTGGAGCTCTTTATCTCTCTGTGGAACTCATTGAGGCATGCAGAGATTTAATTATGAAATTCAAAGACCTTGCTCCGAAGCCTGATACTACACATGCGACATGTTGCTACATGCTTCAGAGCTTTGCGGATTCACTAATCATTGCCTTTTGTTCTTCCTTGGCCACACATCTTAATGAAGTTCATGGTGCAGAGATTTATTTCACAG TCAAGGGTTTACAGATGCTGGCTACATTCCCTGGAGATATCTTGCCAATATCAAAAATTATATTTGAGAATATTCTGACGGaactcatgtcaatcatcttAGTGGATTTCAACAAGACATTGCTATGGAAGCTAGCATTGAAGGCTTTAGTGCACATTGGCTCATTTGTGGATGCATATCACGAGTCCGAGAAGGCACTAAGCTATATAGACCTTGTTGTTGAAAAGACACTTTCATTGGTGTCTCATGATGATTTCAATGTGCCTTTTCCACTAAAACTGGAGACAGTCTCTGAGATTGGTGCAAGTGGGCTAAATCATATGCTAAGAATTGTACAAGGGCTTGAAGAGGCCATAGTTGGCAAGTTATCTGATTAT GTCCATGGAAAATTGAACTTGGCTGAAGGGACAATTCAACTTTTGGAATGCTACTGTAATAAGATTCTTCCATG GATCAAGGAAACTGGAGGTCTTGAGGAAGTTCTGTTGCGGTTTGTCATTAACATTTGGAATGCCACTGAAAGTTGTAAAGATTTTAGCATTCAAGTCCAGGAAGAA GAGCTTCTTGATGCAGCCATGATGGCAATGAAGCTTGCTGTTGGGAGCTGTTCAGATGAAAGCCAGAAGATTATGGTTGACAAGGCTTACAGTGTTCTTTCATCAAACATATCCATTCCATTTAAGGAATCCATGGATGCAACCTCTTCAATCCAACTTCAAGAATTGCACGTTTCTGAACAGAGAGACACATTCTCTCATAGAGATGAATGGATTGTTTCACTATTTGCATCAATAATCATAGCGGTGCATCCAAAAACACAGATTGCAAATCTGAAAGGGCTATTGCATTTGTTTATGACAACCCTTCTTAAAGGTTGTGTTCCAGTAGCTCAGGCGTTAGGTTCTGTGATCAATAAATTGGGTACAAAGTCCAAGGACACGGAGAATTCAAAGGACTGTACCCTGGAAGAAGCGATTGATATGATTTTCGGAACAAATATATGGAGTTTCAATGAAAATGGAGTTTTAAAGACATCTGGAACAAGTAATGGCATAAAAGTGAGTCTTACTGATCTATGCCTTGGTTTTTTGAGCAATAAGCAGCTTCAAGTCCGTGCCCTGGTAGGATTAGCATGGATAGGAAAAGGTTTGCTTCTACTTGGTCATGAAAAAGTAAAAGATGTAACCAAAATTTTTTTGGAGTGCTTACTGGCAGAAGGCAGAAAACGTGCCATGGAGTTACAACAAGGTCTAGAAAACAGTTATGAGCAGCATTCTGTGATGAGAACTGCTGCAGATGCATTTCACATTCTTATGAGTGATTCTGAAGTTTGTTTGAACCGAAAATTTCATGCCATAACACGGCCACTCTACAAACAGCGGTTTTTCTCTTCGGTGATGCCTATTTTGCAGTCTATGATAATAAATTCTGATTCATCATTATCCAG ATCTATGCTGGTTCGGGCATCTGCACATCTTATATCTAATGCCCCTTTAATTGCTATCTTGAGTGAAGCAGAGAAG CTCATGCCGATAATGTTGGATGGGTTGTCCGTGTTAAGTGAGGATATTCTGGATAAAGACAAGCTATACAGTCTTTTGCTAGTTCTTTCTGGAATATTGACAGATAAAAACG GAAAAGTAGCTGTCGTAGAGAATGcacatattttaattaattgtctCACCAGACTCATTGGCTACCCGCATATGATG CTTGTCCGAGAGACTGCAATTCAATGTCTTGTTGCAACGTCTGAGCTGCCCTATGCAAGAATCTTTCCCATGAGAACACAG GTACTACAAGCAATATCCAAAGCTCTTAATGATCCAAAGAGGGCTGTTCGTCAAGAAGCTGTCAGGTGTCGACGGGCATG GGCGTCAATTGCATAA